Proteins encoded in a region of the uncultured Paludibaculum sp. genome:
- the eda gene encoding bifunctional 4-hydroxy-2-oxoglutarate aldolase/2-dehydro-3-deoxy-phosphogluconate aldolase: protein MKKESILSAMLEIGIVPVVRTPTADSAYKAIEAIYKGGIRAAEVTMTVPGAVKVLEKLADEFGDKMVLGAGTVLDPETARICMLAGAQFFVTPALNLKTIEMAQRYSRPICPGALTPTEVLTAWQAGADIVKVFPCDNVGGAKYIKALKGPFPQIEMIPTGGVSLTTAGDFLKAGACAVAVGGELVDAKTIKAGTYEVFTERAKQFLEVVAKARAEMRG from the coding sequence ATGAAAAAAGAGAGTATCCTCTCCGCAATGCTCGAGATCGGCATCGTTCCGGTCGTTCGTACTCCTACCGCTGACAGTGCCTACAAAGCGATTGAGGCCATCTATAAAGGCGGAATCCGCGCGGCCGAAGTGACGATGACGGTGCCCGGCGCGGTGAAGGTGCTTGAGAAGCTGGCCGATGAATTCGGCGACAAGATGGTGTTGGGCGCGGGCACAGTGCTCGACCCGGAGACGGCGCGCATCTGCATGCTGGCCGGCGCGCAGTTCTTCGTCACTCCAGCCCTGAACCTGAAGACGATCGAAATGGCGCAACGCTATTCGCGGCCCATCTGCCCGGGCGCGCTGACGCCTACCGAAGTCCTGACCGCCTGGCAGGCCGGCGCCGATATCGTCAAGGTGTTCCCGTGCGACAACGTCGGCGGCGCGAAGTACATCAAGGCCTTGAAAGGACCGTTCCCGCAGATCGAGATGATCCCCACCGGCGGTGTCAGCCTGACGACAGCCGGCGACTTCCTGAAGGCCGGCGCCTGCGCTGTGGCCGTGGGCGGAGAGTTGGTCGATGCCAAGACCATCAAGGCCGGCACCTACGAGGTGTTTACGGAGCGGGCGAAGCAGTTCCTGGAAGTGGTGGCGAAGGCTCGCGCGGAGATGCGCGGCTGA
- a CDS encoding DUF1080 domain-containing protein: MHRILLLSLLSAAALSAADAPFTALFDGKSLKGWEVCNGKATYAVEKGEIVGTTTEGSPNSFLCTKKEFGDFVLEFDTKTDPVLNSGVQIRAHRYPEDTVVTTFDGKKSAQHKQPKGRVYGYQVEIANEQSGASGGIYDESRRGWLDNIATNPVAAKAFKDNEWNHYRVEAKGDSIKTWINGVPCANLTDSEDLSGFIALQVHAFKGDKPAQVRWRNIRIQDLGSHTWKALWDGKTFTGWQPRGGGSFTIENGAIYAHSVEGDEKIGMLVSDLSLTDFTVRLKFKMQRGNSGFFVRTDPKNLAAYEVEIDEKKGTGGFWETGPGGRKWVTGPEDNGLAKPNDWNELTASLHGHRIVFHVNGAQTLYLPDDTPGRTEGALALQTHGAKRPTDIWFKDIELLVPKK; the protein is encoded by the coding sequence ACCTATGCCGTGGAAAAGGGCGAAATCGTCGGCACCACCACCGAAGGCAGCCCCAACAGCTTCCTTTGCACGAAGAAGGAGTTCGGCGACTTCGTGCTCGAGTTCGACACGAAAACCGACCCCGTGCTGAACTCCGGCGTGCAGATCCGTGCTCACCGCTACCCCGAGGACACCGTCGTGACTACCTTCGACGGCAAAAAGAGCGCCCAGCACAAACAGCCCAAGGGCCGCGTCTACGGCTATCAGGTGGAGATCGCCAACGAGCAGTCCGGAGCCTCCGGCGGCATCTATGACGAGTCGCGGCGCGGCTGGCTCGACAACATCGCCACCAATCCGGTGGCCGCCAAGGCGTTCAAAGACAATGAGTGGAACCACTACCGCGTCGAAGCCAAGGGCGATTCCATCAAGACCTGGATCAATGGCGTCCCCTGCGCGAACCTGACCGACTCAGAGGACCTGTCGGGCTTCATCGCCCTGCAGGTGCACGCCTTCAAAGGCGACAAGCCCGCGCAAGTGCGTTGGCGCAACATCAGAATTCAAGACCTCGGCAGCCATACGTGGAAAGCGCTCTGGGACGGCAAGACATTCACCGGCTGGCAACCGCGGGGCGGCGGCAGCTTCACCATCGAGAACGGAGCCATCTATGCGCACTCCGTCGAAGGCGACGAGAAGATCGGCATGCTGGTCTCCGACCTGTCGCTGACCGATTTCACGGTCCGTCTGAAGTTCAAAATGCAGCGCGGCAACTCCGGCTTTTTCGTCCGTACGGACCCCAAGAACCTCGCCGCCTACGAAGTGGAAATTGACGAAAAGAAGGGTACCGGCGGCTTCTGGGAAACCGGCCCCGGCGGCCGCAAGTGGGTGACCGGCCCTGAGGACAACGGGTTGGCGAAGCCGAACGACTGGAATGAGCTTACAGCTTCGCTGCACGGCCACCGCATCGTCTTCCACGTGAACGGCGCGCAAACGCTCTACCTGCCCGACGACACGCCCGGCCGCACCGAGGGTGCGCTCGCGCTGCAAACCCACGGCGCCAAACGGCCCACCGACATCTGGTTCAAGGACATTGAACTGCTGGTCCCGAAGAAATAG
- a CDS encoding aldo/keto reductase, protein MKRRTFLTTGAGAVSLNAFPYHLFAGTTQKLASDVVTLGPRKIKLSRLAMGTGTNGSGGSSNQTKKLGLEGVANMMRAAFDNGVNFWDSADQYGTHAHLKEALKKTPREKVVILSKTHASTEAEMKSDIDRFRREIGTDYIDILLLHCMMDADWPQRKKGAMEYISELQERGIVRTKGVSCHTMGALKASAASPWVEVDLARLNPAGVAMDASPAEVIPVLKQMKASGKGIIGMKIFGAGKLRNKTDECLQFALSQGVLDCFTIGSESITEMQELTKKIPAASTRG, encoded by the coding sequence ATGAAACGACGCACGTTCCTGACAACAGGCGCCGGCGCAGTCAGTCTGAACGCCTTTCCGTATCATCTTTTTGCGGGTACCACGCAAAAGCTGGCCAGCGATGTCGTGACGCTGGGGCCCCGTAAGATCAAACTCAGCCGGCTGGCCATGGGCACCGGCACGAACGGCTCGGGCGGCAGCTCGAACCAGACCAAGAAGCTGGGGTTGGAAGGCGTCGCCAATATGATGCGGGCGGCCTTCGATAACGGCGTCAACTTCTGGGATTCGGCCGACCAGTATGGTACGCATGCCCACCTGAAGGAGGCTCTGAAGAAGACGCCTCGCGAGAAGGTGGTGATTCTTTCGAAGACGCATGCTTCCACCGAAGCCGAGATGAAGTCGGACATCGACCGCTTCCGGCGCGAGATCGGCACGGATTACATTGACATCCTGTTGCTGCATTGCATGATGGACGCCGATTGGCCCCAACGCAAGAAGGGCGCCATGGAGTACATCAGCGAACTGCAGGAGCGCGGGATCGTGCGGACGAAGGGCGTCAGTTGCCACACCATGGGCGCATTGAAGGCTTCGGCTGCGTCGCCCTGGGTGGAAGTCGATCTGGCTCGCCTGAACCCCGCCGGCGTTGCCATGGACGCTTCACCCGCCGAGGTGATTCCGGTGCTGAAGCAGATGAAAGCTTCCGGCAAGGGCATTATCGGGATGAAGATCTTTGGGGCAGGGAAATTGCGGAACAAGACGGACGAATGTCTGCAATTCGCGCTGTCACAAGGCGTGCTCGACTGCTTCACCATTGGCAGCGAGAGCATCACCGAAATGCAGGAGTTGACGAAGAAGATTCCGGCCGCCAGTACGCGGGGCTGA